Proteins encoded in a region of the Streptomyces sp. NBC_00310 genome:
- a CDS encoding aldo/keto reductase, whose amino-acid sequence MSSKVPPIILNNGVEMPQLGFGVWQVPDDEAERAVTTALEAGYRSIDTAAIYGNEEGTGRAIAASGVARKDLFVTTKLWNSDQGYDSALRAFDESLDKLGLEYVDLYLIHWPTPARGTFVDTFKAFEKLYADGRAKAIGVSNFLPEHLNTLIEATNVIPAVNQIELHPHLQQLASREYHAEQGIATEAWSPLGQGKGLLEVPAIIAIAQKHGRTPAQVVLRWHLQLGNVVIPKSVTPARIKENIEVFDFSLDTEDIAAISALNEDRRLGPDPATFNQA is encoded by the coding sequence GTGAGCAGCAAGGTCCCCCCGATCATCCTGAACAACGGCGTCGAAATGCCCCAGCTGGGCTTCGGCGTGTGGCAGGTGCCGGACGACGAGGCCGAGCGTGCGGTCACGACCGCGCTGGAGGCCGGCTACCGCAGCATCGACACGGCCGCGATCTACGGCAACGAAGAGGGCACCGGCAGGGCCATCGCCGCCTCGGGCGTCGCCCGCAAGGACCTCTTCGTCACCACCAAGCTCTGGAACAGCGACCAGGGCTACGACTCCGCCCTCCGCGCCTTCGACGAGTCCCTGGACAAGCTCGGCCTGGAGTACGTGGATCTGTATCTGATCCACTGGCCGACGCCGGCCCGGGGCACGTTCGTCGACACGTTCAAGGCGTTCGAGAAGCTCTACGCGGACGGCCGCGCGAAGGCGATCGGTGTCTCCAACTTCCTTCCGGAGCACCTGAACACGCTGATCGAGGCCACGAACGTCATCCCGGCGGTCAACCAGATCGAGCTGCACCCGCACCTCCAGCAGCTCGCGTCCCGCGAGTACCACGCGGAGCAGGGCATCGCCACCGAGGCCTGGTCGCCGCTCGGTCAGGGCAAGGGCCTCCTGGAGGTCCCGGCGATCATCGCGATCGCACAGAAGCACGGTCGCACCCCGGCCCAGGTCGTGCTGCGCTGGCACCTCCAGCTGGGCAACGTGGTCATCCCCAAGTCCGTGACTCCGGCCCGGATCAAGGAGAACATCGAGGTCTTCGACTTCTCCCTGGACACCGAGGACATCGCCGCGATCAGCGCGCTGAACGAGGACCGGCGCCTCGGCCCGGACCCGGCGACGTTCAACCAGGCCTGA
- a CDS encoding Tat pathway signal sequence domain protein → MTPTRRNVLGAALGGAAAAAVGLSAPAAHAASWQLKWSPSASADGLRAFETIEDDRADSHTSAAPHIYATGDTWRFDMHTVDRDTSTDRQRQEVTGLRTGSGFLRWTEGQTWRVTYGMYLPASLKATTSFTHIMQMKQPGAGTSPLVVQSLRRVNGAQTIELKLPIDDILIGRTDLAPLHNSWVDVDFQVKVGNGSAGSVRWILKKGSTTLIDVSRTGVDTFLADRLRPKWGIYRSLGDTSGSLQNCHMLLRDLRGYQLV, encoded by the coding sequence ATGACCCCCACGCGAAGGAACGTCCTCGGCGCCGCGCTCGGCGGTGCCGCCGCAGCCGCCGTCGGGCTGTCGGCCCCCGCCGCGCACGCCGCCTCCTGGCAGCTGAAGTGGTCCCCCTCGGCGAGCGCCGACGGACTGCGCGCCTTCGAGACCATCGAGGACGACCGCGCCGACTCGCACACCTCCGCCGCGCCGCACATCTACGCCACCGGCGACACCTGGCGGTTCGACATGCACACCGTCGACCGGGACACCTCCACCGACCGACAGCGCCAGGAGGTCACCGGCCTGCGCACCGGGAGCGGCTTTCTGCGGTGGACGGAGGGCCAGACCTGGCGCGTCACCTACGGGATGTACCTGCCGGCCTCGCTGAAGGCGACCACCAGCTTCACGCACATCATGCAGATGAAGCAGCCCGGCGCCGGCACCTCGCCCCTCGTCGTGCAGTCCCTGCGCCGGGTGAACGGCGCACAGACCATCGAACTGAAGCTGCCCATCGACGACATCCTCATCGGCCGCACCGATCTGGCGCCGCTGCACAACTCCTGGGTCGACGTCGACTTCCAGGTCAAGGTCGGCAACGGCTCGGCCGGTTCGGTGCGCTGGATCCTCAAGAAGGGCTCCACCACCCTCATCGACGTCTCCCGCACCGGCGTCGACACCTTCCTCGCCGACCGGCTGCGCCCCAAGTGGGGGATCTACCGCTCCCTCGGCGACACCTCGGGCTCCCTGCAGAACTGCCACATGCTGCTGCGGGACTTGCGGGGCTACCAACTGGTCTGA
- a CDS encoding AMP-dependent synthetase/ligase, with the protein MREFTNPPLASAPPVGGLADVVFEYAQEDPTYIALGRKDEQGEWRDLTSAEFRDEVLALAKGLLAQGIRFGDRVAIMCRTRYEWTLFDYALWTVGAQVVPIYPTSSAEQVFWMLYDSQCTAAMVEHEDHAMTIATVIDRLPQLRRLWQLDVGAVQELYESGAHLDDEVVHRHRLAVTPDSIATIIYTSGTTGRPKGCVISHANFMVEADTVIERWAPLFKSRKGDEAATLLFLPLAHVFGRMVQVAGIRGKVKFGHQPQLNAAVLLPDLAAFKPTFFLAVPYIFEKVFNASRRKAEREGRSGPFEKAVEVAVKYADAMEARAWGIGPGPSAGLRMQHQFFDKVVYGKIREAMGGRIKYAMSGGSAMDRRLGLFFAGAGVHIFEGYGLTECTAAATANPPERTRYGTVGQAIPGMTVHIADDGEIWLRGPNVFQGYLNNQKATDETLHDGWLATGDLGSLDEDGYLTITGRKKEILVTSGGKSVSPAILEERVRDHPLVAQCIVVGNDRPYIAALVTLDGEAVEHWLQMHGKSKLSAAELVRDPELETEVRRAVVAANTLVSQAESIRTFRILAHQFTEEHGLLTPSLKLKRKAIEKTYATEVEALYRA; encoded by the coding sequence TTGCGCGAGTTCACCAACCCCCCGTTGGCGTCGGCGCCGCCGGTGGGCGGCCTGGCCGACGTCGTCTTCGAGTACGCCCAGGAGGACCCGACATACATCGCGCTCGGCCGCAAGGACGAGCAGGGCGAGTGGCGCGATCTGACCTCCGCCGAGTTCCGCGACGAGGTCCTCGCGCTGGCGAAGGGGCTGCTGGCGCAGGGCATCCGGTTCGGCGACCGGGTCGCCATCATGTGCCGTACGCGCTATGAGTGGACCCTCTTCGACTACGCGCTGTGGACCGTCGGCGCCCAGGTCGTCCCCATCTACCCGACCTCCTCCGCCGAGCAGGTCTTCTGGATGCTGTACGACTCCCAGTGCACGGCGGCCATGGTCGAACACGAGGACCACGCGATGACCATCGCCACGGTCATCGACCGGCTGCCCCAGCTGCGCAGGCTCTGGCAGCTGGACGTGGGCGCGGTGCAGGAGCTGTACGAGTCGGGGGCGCATCTCGACGACGAGGTGGTGCACCGGCACCGCCTCGCGGTGACTCCCGACTCGATCGCGACGATCATCTACACCTCCGGCACGACGGGCCGCCCCAAGGGCTGTGTGATCTCGCACGCCAACTTCATGGTCGAGGCGGACACGGTCATCGAGCGCTGGGCTCCGCTGTTCAAGTCCCGCAAGGGCGACGAGGCGGCGACGCTGCTGTTCCTGCCGCTCGCCCATGTCTTCGGGCGGATGGTGCAGGTCGCGGGTATCCGCGGGAAGGTCAAGTTCGGCCATCAGCCGCAGCTCAACGCGGCCGTCCTGCTGCCCGACCTCGCCGCGTTCAAGCCGACCTTCTTCCTCGCCGTGCCGTACATCTTCGAGAAGGTGTTCAACGCGAGCCGGCGCAAGGCCGAGCGCGAGGGCAGGTCCGGGCCGTTCGAGAAGGCCGTCGAGGTCGCCGTGAAGTACGCGGACGCGATGGAGGCGAGGGCCTGGGGCATCGGGCCCGGTCCGTCGGCGGGGCTGCGGATGCAGCACCAGTTCTTCGACAAGGTCGTCTACGGCAAGATCCGGGAGGCGATGGGCGGCCGGATCAAGTACGCGATGTCCGGCGGCTCGGCGATGGACCGGCGGCTCGGACTGTTCTTCGCGGGCGCGGGCGTCCACATCTTCGAGGGGTACGGCCTGACGGAGTGCACGGCGGCCGCGACCGCCAACCCGCCGGAGCGCACCCGGTACGGCACGGTCGGCCAGGCCATCCCGGGGATGACCGTGCACATCGCGGACGACGGCGAGATCTGGCTGCGCGGCCCCAATGTCTTCCAGGGCTATCTCAACAACCAGAAGGCCACCGACGAGACCCTGCACGACGGCTGGCTCGCCACCGGTGACCTGGGCTCCCTCGACGAGGACGGCTATCTCACCATCACCGGGCGCAAGAAGGAGATCCTGGTGACCTCGGGCGGCAAGAGCGTCTCGCCCGCGATCCTGGAGGAGCGGGTACGCGACCATCCGCTGGTCGCCCAGTGCATCGTGGTCGGCAACGACCGTCCGTACATCGCCGCCCTGGTCACCCTGGACGGGGAGGCGGTGGAGCACTGGCTCCAGATGCACGGCAAGTCGAAGCTGTCGGCGGCCGAGCTGGTGCGCGACCCGGAGCTGGAGACCGAGGTGCGGCGGGCGGTGGTCGCCGCCAACACCCTGGTCTCGCAGGCCGAGTCGATCCGGACGTTCCGGATCCTCGCGCACCAGTTCACCGAGGAACACGGTCTGTTGACGCCGTCGCTGAAACTGAAGCGGAAGGCGATCGAGAAGACGTACGCGACCGAGGTGGAGGCGCTGTACCGGGCGTGA
- a CDS encoding LysR substrate-binding domain-containing protein yields the protein MYDPSHLRTFLAVAQTLSFTQAARRLGLRQSTVSQHVRRLEDAAGRLLFSRDTHSVELTEDGEAMLGFARRLLEVHEQATAFFTGTRLRGRLRFGASEDFVLTRLPEILEAFRHDHPEVDLELTVELSGTLHEQLTAGKLDLVLAKRRPEDPRGEPVWTDKLVWIGAERLRLDPDRPIPLIVYPPPGITRALALEALEREGRAWRIACTSGSLNGLIAAARAGLGVMAHSRRLVPPGLVRVPERAGLPELGEVDFVLVHGRRPGAASSAADALAAAVLSGGDRLHGRARGV from the coding sequence GTGTACGACCCCTCCCACTTGCGTACCTTCCTCGCCGTGGCCCAGACGCTGAGCTTCACGCAGGCCGCCCGGCGGCTGGGGCTGCGCCAGTCCACCGTCAGCCAGCATGTGCGCCGTCTGGAGGACGCGGCGGGGCGGCTGCTGTTCTCACGGGACACGCACTCCGTGGAGCTGACGGAGGACGGCGAGGCGATGCTCGGTTTCGCCCGGCGGCTGTTGGAGGTGCACGAGCAGGCGACGGCGTTCTTCACCGGGACCCGGCTGCGCGGGCGGCTGCGCTTCGGCGCGTCCGAGGATTTCGTACTGACCCGGCTCCCGGAGATTCTGGAGGCCTTCCGGCACGACCATCCCGAGGTGGACCTGGAGCTGACCGTCGAGTTGTCGGGCACGCTGCACGAACAGCTCACGGCGGGCAAGCTCGACCTGGTGCTGGCGAAGCGGCGCCCGGAGGACCCGCGCGGCGAACCCGTGTGGACGGACAAGCTCGTGTGGATCGGCGCGGAACGGCTCCGCCTCGACCCCGACCGGCCCATCCCGCTGATCGTCTATCCACCGCCGGGCATCACCCGCGCCCTCGCCCTGGAGGCACTGGAGCGCGAGGGCCGCGCCTGGCGCATCGCCTGCACCAGCGGCAGCCTCAACGGGCTCATCGCCGCCGCCCGGGCGGGCCTCGGCGTGATGGCGCATTCGCGTCGCCTGGTGCCTCCCGGCCTGGTCCGCGTCCCCGAGCGGGCCGGACTGCCCGAACTCGGCGAGGTCGACTTCGTCCTCGTCCACGGTCGGCGCCCGGGGGCCGCGTCGAGCGCGGCGGACGCGCTGGCGGCGGCCGTCCTCTCCGGCGGCGACCGACTCCACGGCCGTGCGCGAGGGGTGTGA
- a CDS encoding bile acid:sodium symporter family protein: protein MKRLKWPSWMPIDPYIALLLGTVGLAALLPARGTAAEVASGASTAAIAFLFFLYGARLSTREALDGLKHWRLHVTVLACTFVIFPLLGLAARGLEPVFLSHSLYTGLLFLTLVPSTIQSSIAFTSMARGNVPAAICAGSFSSLAGIVITPLLAAALLGGSAGGFSADSLVKIVLQLLVPFLAGQLARRWIGGFITRHKRILGLVDRGSILLVVYVAFSEGMVRGIWSQVSPLRLGGLLVVEAVLLAVMLLLTWYGAKALRFGRADRIAIQFAGSKKSLASGLPMASVLFGPEASLAVLPLMLFHQMQLMVCAVIAKRRAKDPVEKPAVTERQDEAIRTAVGTGTRSE, encoded by the coding sequence GTGAAACGCCTGAAGTGGCCGAGCTGGATGCCGATCGATCCGTACATCGCGCTGTTGCTCGGGACGGTGGGCCTCGCGGCGCTCCTTCCGGCGCGGGGTACGGCCGCCGAGGTCGCCTCGGGCGCGTCCACGGCCGCGATCGCCTTCCTCTTCTTCCTCTACGGCGCCCGGCTCTCCACCCGCGAGGCGCTGGACGGCCTCAAGCACTGGCGGCTCCACGTCACCGTCCTGGCCTGCACGTTCGTCATCTTCCCGCTGCTGGGCCTGGCCGCCCGAGGCCTCGAACCGGTGTTCCTGAGCCACTCCCTCTACACCGGGCTGCTCTTCCTCACCCTCGTCCCGTCGACCATCCAGTCGTCGATCGCCTTCACCTCGATGGCCCGGGGCAATGTGCCCGCCGCGATCTGCGCGGGCTCCTTCTCCTCCCTCGCGGGCATCGTCATCACCCCGCTGCTCGCGGCGGCCCTGCTCGGTGGCAGCGCGGGCGGCTTCTCCGCAGACTCGCTGGTGAAGATCGTGCTCCAGCTGCTGGTGCCGTTCCTGGCCGGGCAGCTCGCCCGCCGCTGGATCGGCGGCTTCATCACCCGTCACAAGCGGATCCTCGGCCTCGTCGACCGGGGCTCGATCCTCCTCGTCGTCTATGTCGCGTTCAGCGAGGGCATGGTGCGGGGGATCTGGAGCCAGGTCAGCCCGCTGCGGCTCGGCGGACTGCTCGTCGTCGAGGCCGTGCTGCTCGCGGTGATGCTGCTGCTGACCTGGTACGGCGCCAAGGCCCTGCGCTTCGGCCGGGCGGACCGGATCGCCATCCAGTTCGCCGGCTCGAAGAAGTCCCTCGCCTCCGGACTGCCCATGGCGAGCGTCCTGTTCGGCCCCGAGGCCTCCCTCGCCGTGCTGCCGCTGATGCTGTTCCACCAGATGCAACTCATGGTCTGCGCGGTCATCGCCAAACGCCGCGCCAAGGACCCGGTGGAGAAGCCGGCGGTCACGGAGCGGCAAGACGAAGCGATACGAACCGCGGTCGGTACAGGGACACGTTCCGAGTGA
- a CDS encoding sialidase family protein: MPSSLHARLRTTLTCSLTAVITTAALLTLPHPAGAATEQRPGAAEFEQQVLFKASQDPGYACFRIPAIVRTTEKTLLAFAEGRVLNCGDAADIDLVVKRSTDGGRTWGPLRVVNEGGGDTHGNPAPVVDRRTGRIVLTQTYNKGRLDSASCDVPCDRAPHLQFSDDDGLTWSEPRGLGDQIRPAGWNSWYATGPVHGIQLTRGRHAGRLVLGVNAESWADGRVTANHAALVTSDDGGENWKVGATDSWPIADDGTFRQKPSELTLAERADGTVFVSGREQDGTDPGHRSQTVSRDGGTSFAEPFRALPDLYTPQVQGSVLRLGDRTLLSAPADPDRRRTMAVRSSYDGGRTWESVDRGTVVTTDWSGYSDLVRIDGGEGGNDVVGLLYEGGAVDARDEIRFARFTEDWLQPRRGPDPTTPDRAPGGRRAAVLGGALPTDGRFGGAIGFDGADDAVRLPYRPRLPLGTKDFTASLWFRYAATTGEQPMLWMGGVGTTQPQVWLRGEPAAGRLTGLITVRDGASTPRSTSVRSTGAYNDGEWHQLVLRRGGGALTLFVDGTPFSTADIPGSVSRNSPFGVHIGQRVDSRVHFTGAIDEVRLYERALSDVEVAGLATRDATTRGEILRLPMDRVDGGN, encoded by the coding sequence GTGCCGTCGAGTCTTCACGCACGTCTCAGAACCACCCTCACCTGCTCCCTCACCGCGGTGATCACCACCGCCGCTCTCCTCACCCTCCCCCACCCCGCCGGAGCCGCGACCGAACAACGGCCCGGCGCCGCCGAGTTCGAGCAGCAGGTCCTCTTCAAGGCCTCCCAGGACCCCGGCTACGCCTGCTTCCGGATCCCGGCGATCGTCCGGACCACCGAGAAAACCCTGCTCGCCTTCGCCGAAGGCCGGGTCCTGAACTGCGGGGACGCGGCCGACATAGACCTCGTGGTCAAGCGGTCCACGGACGGCGGCCGCACCTGGGGCCCGCTGCGGGTGGTCAACGAGGGCGGGGGCGACACCCACGGGAACCCCGCGCCGGTAGTGGACCGGAGGACCGGCCGGATCGTGCTGACGCAGACGTACAACAAGGGCCGGCTGGACAGCGCGAGCTGTGACGTCCCCTGTGACCGCGCGCCGCATCTCCAGTTCAGCGACGACGACGGGCTGACCTGGTCCGAGCCGCGCGGTCTCGGCGACCAGATCCGCCCGGCCGGCTGGAACTCCTGGTACGCCACCGGCCCCGTGCACGGCATCCAGCTCACCCGGGGCCGGCACGCGGGGCGGCTCGTCCTCGGGGTCAACGCCGAGAGCTGGGCGGACGGCCGGGTCACCGCCAACCACGCGGCGCTCGTCACCAGCGACGACGGCGGCGAGAACTGGAAGGTCGGCGCCACGGACTCGTGGCCGATCGCGGACGACGGCACCTTCCGCCAGAAGCCCTCGGAACTGACGCTCGCCGAGCGCGCGGACGGCACGGTGTTCGTCAGCGGGCGGGAACAGGACGGCACCGACCCGGGCCATCGCAGCCAGACGGTCAGCCGGGACGGCGGCACCAGCTTCGCCGAACCCTTCCGGGCGCTCCCGGACCTGTACACGCCCCAGGTGCAGGGTTCCGTGCTGCGCCTCGGCGACCGGACACTGCTGTCCGCCCCGGCCGACCCCGACCGCCGCCGGACGATGGCGGTGCGCTCCTCGTACGACGGTGGACGCACCTGGGAGAGCGTGGACCGGGGCACGGTCGTCACCACGGACTGGTCCGGCTACTCGGACCTGGTCCGGATCGACGGTGGCGAGGGTGGCAACGACGTCGTCGGGCTGCTGTACGAGGGCGGGGCGGTCGACGCCCGGGACGAGATCCGCTTCGCCCGGTTCACGGAGGACTGGCTGCAGCCGCGCCGGGGCCCGGACCCGACGACGCCCGACAGGGCGCCCGGCGGCAGACGGGCGGCCGTGCTCGGTGGCGCCCTGCCGACGGACGGCAGGTTCGGCGGCGCGATCGGGTTCGACGGCGCCGACGACGCCGTACGACTGCCGTACCGGCCTCGACTCCCGCTCGGCACCAAGGACTTCACCGCATCGCTCTGGTTCCGCTACGCGGCGACCACCGGGGAGCAGCCGATGCTGTGGATGGGCGGGGTCGGGACGACACAGCCGCAGGTGTGGCTGCGCGGGGAACCGGCGGCGGGTCGGCTGACCGGGCTGATCACCGTGCGGGACGGGGCCTCGACGCCCCGGAGCACGTCGGTCCGGTCGACGGGCGCCTACAACGACGGGGAGTGGCATCAACTCGTGCTGCGGCGGGGTGGCGGGGCGCTCACGCTCTTCGTCGACGGCACTCCGTTCAGCACCGCCGACATCCCCGGATCGGTCAGCCGCAACTCGCCGTTCGGGGTGCACATCGGTCAACGGGTCGACAGCCGGGTCCACTTCACCGGCGCCATCGACGAAGTACGCCTGTACGAAAGGGCGTTGAGCGACGTGGAGGTGGCCGGGCTCGCCACTCGGGACGCCACGACGCGGGGCGAGATCCTGCGACTGCCCATGGACCGGGTGGACGGAGGCAACTAA